Proteins from a genomic interval of Perognathus longimembris pacificus isolate PPM17 chromosome 14, ASM2315922v1, whole genome shotgun sequence:
- the Siva1 gene encoding apoptosis regulatory protein Siva isoform X1, whose protein sequence is MPKRGCPFADAAPLQLKVRVGPRELSRGVCGERYAREVFERTKQLLFRGAQACRGHTWGEGCAIVHLPESPQPGPTGTPRATRGQMLIGPDGRLIRSCAQASDADASGTAPVACSSCVRAVDGKAACSQCEQAVCRQCVRTCWGCGAVACALCGLADSGDGDVCEEALCAGCAMFAV, encoded by the exons aTGCCCAAGCGGGGCTGCCCGTTCGCCGACGCCGCCCCGCTGCAGCTCAAGGTCCGCGTGGGCCCGAGGGAGCTGAGCCGCGGCGTGTGCGGCGAGCGCTACGCGCGAGAGGTCTTCG AGAGGACCAAGCAGCTCCTTTTCCGCGGGGCCCAGGCCTGCAGGGGTCACACGTGGGGCGAAGGCTGTGCCATCGTCCACCTGCCAGAGTCTCCGCAGCCCGGCCCCACGGGGACCCCGCGGGCTACCAGAGGGCAGATGCTGATTGGACCCGATGGCCGACTGATCCGGAGCTGCGCCCAGGCTTCCGATGCTG ACGCGTCCGGGACGGCGCCCGTGGCGTGCTCCTCGTGCGTGCGAGCCGTGGACGGGAAGGCCGCGTGCAGCCAGTGCGAGCAGGCGGTGTGCCGGCAGTGCGTGCGCACCTGCTGGGGCTGTGGCGCCGTGGCCTGCGCCCTGTGTGGCCTCGCAGA CTCCGGCGACGGCGACGTCTGCGAGGAGGCGCTGTGCGCAGGCTGCGCCATGTTTGCCGTCTGA
- the Siva1 gene encoding apoptosis regulatory protein Siva isoform X2 — protein sequence MPKRGCPFADAAPLQLKVRVGPRELSRGVCGERYAREVFERTKQLLFRGAQACRGHTWGEGCAIVHLPESPQPGPTGTPRATRGQMLIGPDGRLIRSCAQASDADASGTAPVACSSCVRAVDGKAACSQCEQAVCRQCVRTCWGCGAVACALCGLAE from the exons aTGCCCAAGCGGGGCTGCCCGTTCGCCGACGCCGCCCCGCTGCAGCTCAAGGTCCGCGTGGGCCCGAGGGAGCTGAGCCGCGGCGTGTGCGGCGAGCGCTACGCGCGAGAGGTCTTCG AGAGGACCAAGCAGCTCCTTTTCCGCGGGGCCCAGGCCTGCAGGGGTCACACGTGGGGCGAAGGCTGTGCCATCGTCCACCTGCCAGAGTCTCCGCAGCCCGGCCCCACGGGGACCCCGCGGGCTACCAGAGGGCAGATGCTGATTGGACCCGATGGCCGACTGATCCGGAGCTGCGCCCAGGCTTCCGATGCTG ACGCGTCCGGGACGGCGCCCGTGGCGTGCTCCTCGTGCGTGCGAGCCGTGGACGGGAAGGCCGCGTGCAGCCAGTGCGAGCAGGCGGTGTGCCGGCAGTGCGTGCGCACCTGCTGGGGCTGTGGCGCCGTGGCCTGCGCCCTGTGTGGCCTCGCAGAGTAA
- the Adss1 gene encoding LOW QUALITY PROTEIN: adenylosuccinate synthetase isozyme 1 (The sequence of the model RefSeq protein was modified relative to this genomic sequence to represent the inferred CDS: deleted 1 base in 1 codon), whose product MFPTLEIDVEGQLRRLKGFAERIRPMVRDGVYFMYEALHGPPKKILVEGANAALLDIDFGTYPFVTSSNCTVGGVCTGLGVPPQNIGDVYGVVKAYTTRVGIGAFPTEQINEIGELLQTRGHEWGVTTGRKRRCGWLDLMILRYAHMVNGFTALALTKLDILDVLGEIKVGVSYKLHGKRIPYFPANQEILQKVEVEYETLPGWKADTTGARKWEDLPPQAQSYVRFVENHVGVAVKWVGVGKSRESMIQLF is encoded by the exons ATGTTCCCCACCCTGGAGATCGACGTCGAAGGTCAACTGAGGAGGCTCAAG GGCTTTGCTGAGCGGATCCGGCCCATGGTGCGAGACGGCGTCTATTTCATGTACGAGGCCCTCCACGGGCCCCCCAAGAAGATCCTGGTGGAAGGCGCCAACGCGGCCCTGCTCGACATCGACTTCG GGACCTACCCCTTCGTGACCTCCTCCAACTGCACGGTGGGCGGCGTGTGCACGGGCCTGGGCGTCCCCCCCCAGAACATCGGCGACGTGTACGGGGTGGTGAAGGCCTACACCACGCGC GTGGGCATCGGGGCCTTCCCCACCGAGCAGATCAAC GAAATTGGAGAGCTGTTGCAGACCCGCGGCCACGAGTGGGGGGTGACCACGGGCAGGAAGAGGCGCTGCGGCTGGCTGGACCTGATGATCCTGAGATATGCCCACATGGTCAACGGGTTCACCGC GCTGGCACTGACCAAGCTGGACATCCTGGATGTCCTGGGCGAGATCAAAGTTGGCGTCTCCTACAAGCTCCACGGGAAGAGGATCCCCTACTTCCCAG ccaacCAGGAGATCCTGCAGAAGGTAGAGGTGGAGTACGAGACGCTGCCTGGCTGGAAAGCAGACACCACGGGCGCCCGCAAGTGGGAGGACCTGCCTCCGCAGGCCCAGAGCTACGTGCGGTTCGTGGAGAACCACGTGGGCGTGGCAG TGAAGTGGGTTGGTGTCGGCAAGTCCCGGGAGTCCATGATCCAGCTCTTCTAG